One window from the genome of Sandaracinaceae bacterium encodes:
- a CDS encoding DUF87 domain-containing protein, producing the protein MTDFEKLGAFYLGKRVGTDDGALRHDELVLYDAKDLTTHAFCVGMTGSGKTGLCVSLLEEAAIDGIPAIVIDPKGDLGNLALRFPELRAEDFLPYIDPSEASRKGQTPAEHASTVAAQWRTGLADWGQDGERIRRFRDAAEVVLYTPGSQIARPISIMRSLAVPPAELRADPDALRERVLGAVSGLLGMLGIEADPVRSREHIFLSNLLTSAWNNGEDVSLADLVRRIQAPPFTRVGVMDLESFYPAKERASLAMGVNSILASPGFSAWLEGEPLDVGRLLRREDGHPRISILSIAHLDDAQRMFFVTLLLNEVIAWMRTQSGTSSLRAILYMDEVFGYLPPVANPSSKGPMLTLLKQARAFGLGVVLATQNPVDVDYKALSNCGTWMLGRLQTERDMARVLDGLAGAASSTGQGFDRAAMEARLAGLKGRQFVLNNVHDAGPDLFQTRWALSYLRGPLTRDQLRSLSRDGGEGMAAPATISAPSAVLAATQAAGVGSAAPTPGAPDESRPVVPAGIAETFLGGTDGCRYHAGLLITLSQHYKHAKTSTDLWQQASYIAPRLGRDPTETLAHVEPHALENLPLRNAPPANARFAALPAGAVTDKTWKALDKAIKAQAYQDLGLTLYECKPLKLWSSAGEDHASFVARVQHGLREARDLEMGKLRAAFEPKLARLSERITKAEQKVKNEQGQVRQRQMDTAVNVGTTVLGALLGSRSVARAGTAVRSASRIGQDQQQVQAAEQSVASLKEELAELEADFQARLAELTAQQPSAPITEVVVRPTKADLAVTRLDLLWVQE; encoded by the coding sequence GTGACCGACTTCGAGAAGCTGGGCGCGTTCTACCTGGGCAAGCGCGTGGGCACCGACGACGGCGCCCTGCGGCACGACGAGCTGGTGCTCTACGACGCGAAGGACCTCACCACGCACGCCTTCTGCGTGGGCATGACGGGCAGCGGCAAGACCGGCCTGTGCGTGTCGCTGCTGGAAGAGGCCGCGATCGACGGCATCCCCGCCATCGTGATCGACCCGAAGGGCGACCTGGGCAACCTGGCGCTGCGCTTCCCGGAGCTGCGGGCCGAGGACTTCCTGCCCTACATCGACCCGAGCGAGGCGAGCCGCAAGGGGCAGACGCCCGCGGAGCACGCCAGCACGGTGGCAGCGCAGTGGCGCACGGGGTTGGCTGACTGGGGCCAGGACGGCGAGCGCATCCGGCGCTTCCGCGACGCGGCCGAGGTGGTGCTGTACACGCCCGGCAGCCAGATCGCGCGGCCCATCTCCATCATGCGGTCGCTCGCCGTGCCGCCCGCAGAGCTGCGTGCAGACCCCGACGCCCTGCGCGAGCGCGTGCTGGGTGCGGTCAGCGGCCTCCTGGGCATGCTCGGCATCGAGGCCGACCCCGTGCGCAGCCGCGAGCACATCTTCTTGTCCAACCTGCTCACCAGCGCCTGGAACAACGGCGAAGACGTGAGCCTCGCGGACCTGGTGCGCCGCATCCAGGCGCCGCCGTTCACGCGCGTGGGCGTGATGGACCTCGAGTCGTTCTACCCCGCGAAGGAGCGCGCGTCGCTCGCCATGGGCGTCAACAGCATCCTCGCGTCGCCTGGCTTCTCGGCCTGGCTCGAGGGCGAGCCTCTCGACGTGGGGCGCCTGCTGCGGCGCGAAGACGGGCACCCGCGCATCAGCATCCTGTCCATCGCGCACCTCGACGACGCGCAGCGCATGTTCTTCGTGACGCTGCTGCTCAACGAGGTCATCGCGTGGATGCGCACGCAGTCGGGCACGTCGAGCCTGCGCGCCATCCTCTACATGGACGAGGTCTTCGGCTACCTGCCGCCCGTGGCCAACCCGTCGTCCAAGGGCCCCATGCTCACGCTGCTCAAGCAGGCGCGCGCGTTCGGCCTGGGGGTGGTGCTGGCCACGCAGAACCCGGTGGACGTGGACTACAAGGCGCTCTCCAACTGCGGCACGTGGATGCTGGGGCGCCTGCAGACCGAGCGCGACATGGCGCGCGTGTTGGACGGCCTCGCGGGCGCGGCCAGCTCCACGGGCCAGGGCTTCGACCGCGCCGCCATGGAGGCGCGCCTGGCCGGGCTCAAGGGCCGCCAGTTCGTGCTGAACAACGTGCACGACGCGGGCCCCGACCTGTTCCAGACGCGCTGGGCGCTGTCGTACCTGCGCGGGCCGCTCACGCGTGACCAGCTGCGCAGCCTCTCGCGCGACGGGGGCGAAGGCATGGCCGCGCCCGCCACCATCAGCGCTCCGAGCGCCGTGCTGGCCGCCACGCAAGCTGCAGGCGTCGGCAGCGCAGCCCCCACCCCGGGCGCGCCCGACGAGTCGCGCCCCGTGGTGCCCGCAGGCATCGCCGAGACGTTCCTGGGCGGCACCGACGGCTGCCGCTACCACGCGGGGCTGCTGATCACGCTGTCGCAGCACTACAAGCACGCCAAGACCAGCACCGACCTTTGGCAGCAGGCGTCGTACATCGCGCCACGGCTGGGGCGTGACCCCACCGAGACGCTGGCCCACGTGGAGCCCCACGCGCTCGAGAACCTGCCCCTGCGCAACGCCCCGCCCGCGAACGCGCGCTTCGCGGCGCTGCCCGCCGGCGCCGTCACCGACAAGACCTGGAAGGCGCTCGACAAGGCCATCAAGGCGCAGGCCTACCAGGACCTCGGGCTCACGCTCTACGAGTGCAAGCCGCTCAAGCTGTGGTCCAGCGCGGGCGAAGACCACGCGTCGTTCGTGGCGCGCGTGCAGCACGGCCTGCGCGAGGCGCGCGACCTCGAGATGGGCAAGCTGCGCGCGGCGTTCGAGCCCAAGCTGGCGCGCCTGAGTGAGCGCATCACCAAGGCCGAGCAGAAGGTGAAGAACGAACAGGGGCAGGTGCGGCAGCGGCAGATGGACACCGCCGTGAACGTGGGCACCACGGTGCTGGGCGCGCTGCTGGGCAGCCGCAGCGTGGCGCGTGCCGGCACTGCCGTGCGCAGCGCATCGCGCATCGGCCAGGACCAGCAACAGGTGCAGGCCGCCGAGCAGAGCGTCGCGTCCCTCAAGGAAGAGCTGGCCGAGCTCGAGGCCGACTTCCAGGCGCGCCTCGCCGAGCTGACCGCCCAGCAGCCGAGCGCCCCCATCACCGAGGTGGTGGTGCGGCCCACCAAAGCAGACCTGGCCGTGACGCGCCTCGACCTGCTGTGGGTGCAGGAGTAG
- a CDS encoding NmrA family NAD(P)-binding protein: protein MTILINTPNGNIGRPLAEALLAAGESLVVIQRDPSKVADLAARGARVVAGSIDDPATLERAFEGVHAAFWLTPPAYRPDFAAWTSGTAKIAAAAAAKAGVTRVVVLSSVGAHNDGNGPVTLMRHVEEAFRAQLPNVLALRPAYFMENFLGNLGTIRSDGAWYMPQPADTKMPLVATRDIARVAAEELRATWSGHRYRGIHGPEDLSMSEVADILTGVLERNVSFVSVPLDAALDGMRGAGVPEFVVTLYRGMLEGLGNGRMVPAEPRSAQTTTPTSFATFAREVLRPAFAS from the coding sequence ATGACCATCCTGATCAACACCCCCAACGGAAACATCGGACGCCCGCTCGCGGAGGCCCTCTTGGCCGCCGGCGAGTCGCTGGTCGTCATCCAGCGCGACCCGTCGAAGGTGGCCGACCTGGCCGCCCGCGGGGCCCGCGTGGTGGCGGGCAGCATCGACGACCCGGCCACCCTCGAGCGCGCATTCGAGGGCGTGCATGCCGCGTTCTGGCTCACCCCGCCGGCCTACAGGCCAGACTTCGCGGCGTGGACCTCGGGCACTGCCAAGATCGCCGCCGCTGCCGCGGCGAAGGCGGGCGTCACGCGCGTGGTAGTGCTCTCCAGCGTGGGCGCCCACAACGACGGGAACGGGCCGGTCACGCTGATGCGCCACGTGGAGGAGGCCTTCCGCGCGCAGCTCCCCAACGTGCTGGCCCTGCGCCCCGCGTACTTCATGGAGAACTTCCTCGGGAACCTGGGCACCATCCGCAGCGACGGCGCGTGGTACATGCCGCAGCCCGCCGACACCAAGATGCCGCTGGTCGCCACGCGCGACATCGCGCGGGTCGCGGCCGAGGAGCTGCGCGCCACGTGGAGCGGGCATCGCTACCGCGGCATCCACGGCCCCGAGGACCTGTCCATGAGCGAGGTGGCGGACATCCTCACCGGCGTGCTGGAGCGCAACGTGAGCTTCGTGTCCGTGCCGCTCGACGCCGCCCTCGACGGGATGCGCGGCGCGGGCGTGCCCGAGTTCGTGGTGACGCTGTACCGCGGCATGCTGGAGGGCCTCGGCAACGGCCGCATGGTCCCCGCCGAGCCGCGCAGCGCGCAGACCACCACGCCCACGTCGTTCGCGACTTTCGCGCGCGAGGTGCTGCGCCCGGCGTTCGCGAGCTGA
- a CDS encoding serine/threonine protein kinase, giving the protein MQATTLLSERYEVTGSVARGGMAHVFRGVSRAPVDQQRHVAVKRLLPNFGGNERFQAMFLEEARVVADLQHPNIASFYELCHDDGGMLCIVMEWVDGVDLSRMLLAARDVARPVAVPDAAFIATSVLKALSAAHRRASGPVFHRDVTPANILVSRAGEVKLTDFGLARAMDRMTVTLPGVVVGKLAYVAPELIAAERSTAASDIYSLGVVLWEMLAGRRLFQAQNELELFMLAGRAVIPSLDELRDDVPPALAEVVRQMTHKQPAQRLACAQAAAELLSAFVTSERGEALGRWVDEAHTATAPKR; this is encoded by the coding sequence ATGCAGGCCACCACCCTCCTCTCCGAGCGCTACGAGGTCACCGGGAGTGTGGCCCGCGGTGGCATGGCGCACGTGTTCCGCGGCGTGTCCCGCGCCCCGGTGGACCAGCAACGGCACGTGGCGGTCAAGCGGCTCCTGCCCAACTTCGGCGGCAACGAGCGCTTCCAGGCCATGTTCCTCGAAGAGGCGCGCGTGGTCGCAGACCTCCAGCACCCGAACATCGCCAGCTTCTACGAGCTGTGCCACGACGACGGCGGGATGCTGTGCATCGTCATGGAGTGGGTGGATGGCGTGGACCTGTCGCGCATGCTGCTGGCCGCGCGTGACGTCGCCCGCCCGGTGGCCGTGCCCGATGCGGCCTTCATCGCCACCTCGGTGCTGAAGGCGCTCAGCGCTGCACACCGCCGCGCGTCGGGGCCCGTGTTCCACCGTGACGTGACACCCGCGAACATCCTGGTGAGCCGCGCGGGCGAGGTGAAGCTCACGGACTTCGGCCTGGCGCGCGCCATGGACCGCATGACCGTCACGCTGCCCGGCGTGGTGGTGGGCAAGCTGGCCTACGTGGCGCCCGAGCTCATCGCCGCCGAGCGCTCCACGGCGGCCTCGGACATCTACAGCCTCGGCGTGGTGCTCTGGGAGATGTTGGCCGGGCGTAGGCTCTTCCAAGCGCAGAACGAGCTCGAGCTGTTCATGCTGGCGGGGCGCGCGGTGATCCCCAGCCTGGACGAGCTGCGCGACGACGTGCCGCCCGCGCTGGCCGAGGTGGTGCGCCAGATGACCCACAAGCAGCCAGCGCAGCGCTTGGCGTGCGCGCAGGCGGCAGCCGAGTTGCTGAGCGCCTTCGTCACCAGTGAGCGTGGCGAGGCGCTGGGCCGCTGGGTCGACGAAGCGCACACGGCCACAGCACCCAAGCGGTAG